In Brassica rapa cultivar Chiifu-401-42 chromosome A06, CAAS_Brap_v3.01, whole genome shotgun sequence, a single window of DNA contains:
- the LOC103871441 gene encoding SKP1-like protein 13, producing the protein MSASRHIVLKSSDGETFEVEEAVALQSQTIAHMVEDDCIDGGIPLANITGVILAKVIEYCKKHVTVVPDGDGNSSSSLEEELKNWDAEFLSNIDQSTLFHLIMAANFLNIKDLLDLTCQAVADMIKGKSPEEIRAQLNIENDFTPEEEAQIRAENQWAFE; encoded by the coding sequence ATGTCGGCGTCCAGACATATTGTGTTGAAAAGCTCCGATGGTGAGACCTTTGAGGTTGAAGAAGCAGTGGCTCTCCAGTCCCAAACCATAGCTCACATGGTTGAAGATGACTGCATCGATGGCGGAATCCCTCTCGCCAATATCACCGGCGTGATCCTCGCCAAAGTAATCGAGTACTGCAAGAAACACGTCACTGTTGTCCCTGATGGTGATGGTAATTCGTCTTCATCTTTGGAAGAGGAGCTGAAAAATTGGGACGCTGAGTTTTTGAGTAATATCGATCAGTCGACACTCTTTCACCTGATTATGGCTGctaattttttaaacatcaaAGATCTTCTTGATCTCACTTGCCAAGCAGTCGCTGATATGATTAAAGGTAAATCTCCAGAAGAGATTCGAGCTCAACTCAACATCGAGAATGACTTTACACCCGAAGAAGAAGCGCAGATTCGCGCTGAAAACCAATGGGCTTTTGAGTGA
- the LOC103871442 gene encoding SKP1-like protein 1A has protein sequence MSTSKKIVLKSSDGHIFEVEEAVALQSQTIANMIEDDCVDNEIPIPNINGEILSKVIVYCKKHVVLPDGDSSSSAKEELKAWDAEFMKTDQSTLFNLILAANFLNIKNLLDLGCQTVADMITGKTPEEIRTVLNIENDFTPEEEKEIRKENQWAFE, from the coding sequence ATGTCGACCTCCAAGAAGATCGTGTTGAAGAGCTCGGATGGCCACATCTTTGAGGTTGAAGAAGCAGTGGCTCTCCAGTCGCAGACCATAGCTAACATGATTGAAGATGATTGCGTCGACAATGAAATCCCTATTCCCAACATTAATGGCGAGATCCTCTCTAAAGTGATCGTGTATTGCAAGAAACACGTCGTCCTCCCCGATGGTGACTCGTCCTCTTCCGCCAAAGAGGAGCTCAAGGCTTGGGATGCCGAGTTCATGAAGACAGACCAGTCGACGCTCTTTAACCTTATTCTTGCTGCTAATTTTCTGAATATAAAAAATCTTCTTGATCTTGGTTGCCAAACAGTGGCTGATATGATCACAGGTAAAACTCCAGAGGAGATTCGTACTGTGTTAAACATCGAGAACGATTTCACACccgaagaagagaaagagattcGCAAAGAAAACCAATGGGCGTTTGAGTGA
- the LOC103871443 gene encoding box C/D snoRNA protein 1, whose product MDNSSVCGECKLKPWKYKCPGCSIRSCGLPCVKAHKQRTGCTGKRKVTDFVTLSHFDDNLLLSDYRMLEETKRVAESAKRMRDQICKNPYFKESQRSKLRAAAARGSTNLLFLSSGMLNRERNQTRYDNRSKCISWTIEWRFHSTDVVIVDHGVGEDTSLCSVIENHLKPGPWIHKLKPFCDVDLFSLKLFIQKGAKATFKELDIKASLRKQLAKVAIVEYPVIHVYLPSQSYDFEVIRDFYQLNTTTPDPNGSLYYSHGDTTEGKVTSREEEIEEDGR is encoded by the exons ATGGATAATAGTTCTGTCTGTGGGGAATGCAAGTTGAAACCATGGAAGTACAAGTGTCCGGGATGTTCGATCCGTTCCTGTGGGCTTCCTTGTGTGAAAGCTCACAAGCAGCGAACAGGTTGTACAGGCAAGAGGAAGGTCACAGACTTCGTTACTCTCTCACACTTCGACGATAATCTCCTTCTCTCTG ACTATAGGATGCTGGAGGAGACAAAGAGAGTAGCAGAGTCTGCTAAGAGAATGAGAGATCAGATATGTAAAAATCCTTACTTTAAGGAATCTCAGCGTAGTAAACTTCGAGCTGCTGCGGCTAGGGGAAGTACTAATCTACTGTTTCTTTCTAGTGGAATGTTGAACCGGGAAAGGAACCAGACTCGTTATGATAACCG gagtAAGTGCATCTCTTGGACTATTGAGTGGCGGTTCCACTCTACAGATGTGGTTATTGTTGACCATgg AGTTGGTGAAGATACAAGTCTTTGCTCTGTGATAGAGAATCATCTTAAGCCAGGCCCTTGGATTCATAAGCTCAAGCCTTTTTGTGATGTGGATCTTTTTTCTCTCAAACTTTTTATCCAAAAG GGTGCAAAGGCTACTTTCAAGGAGCTGGACATCAAGGCTTCTTTGAGGAAACAACTTGCCAAAGTAGCTATTGTAGAGTACCCGGTGATCCATGTGTATCTACCTTCACAGAGCTATGACTTTGAAGTTATCAGAGACTTCTACCAATTAAACACTACCACACCTGATCCTAATGGTTCCTTATACTATAGCCACGGAGATACTACAGAAGGTAAAGTAACCTCACGAGAAGAGGAAATAGAAGAAGACGGCCGTTGA
- the LOC103871444 gene encoding AMSH-like ubiquitin thioesterase 1, with the protein MGSSCEIIDLSTSARRITVDNRISLKFYFRIADNILKQANIFRAEKNVIDLYVMLLRFSSLALETIPSHRDYRTSLKSNKEYLRMRLLDVLTELEKLKPVVQQRIDELNPKPLPRYSVHAHPANGTPRWSSAVKPSLTSYDHTKVLNPSGHNFGYMGSRGQQLLNAAPLEERFRKMSVNLMRPTEETLSKHSILGPGGLRAQWQPPKIDIKVQYPSNIDFAPVEIPSFQRQFVDSKPMITNGSNNEPERPVVESTSTPTENIQKNYTEELSSMISFEEPESVNDNHIIRQPSPPPVLAEVQDLAAGSCHEAIEAECKMDNPLPDESLRSESPLELHIATTMMDTFLRLAKSNTKKNLETCGILAGSLKNRKFYITALIIPKQESTSDSCQATNEEEIFEVQDKQSLFPLGWIHTHPTQSCFMSSIDVHTHYSYQIMLPEAVAIVMAPQDSSRKHGIFRLTTPGGMTVIRNCDQRGFHAHSSPADGGPIYNTCTDVYMNPNLKFDVIDLR; encoded by the exons ATGGGGTCCTCTTGCGAGATCATCGATCTCTCCACTAGTGCTCGGAGAATAACCGTAGACAATCGTATCTCTCTCAAATTTTACTTCAGAATCGCAGATAATATCCTCAAACAG GCCAACATATTCCGGGCTGAGAAGAATGTAATTGATTTATATGTCATGCTTCTACGTTTCTCGAG CTTGGCTCTCGAGACTATACCCTCCCATCGAGATTACAGAACTTCTCTTAAAAGCAACAAAGAGTATTTGAGAATG AGACTATTGGATGTGTTGACCGAGCTGGAGAAGTTGAAACCAGTTGTACAGCAAAGGATCGATGAACTCAATCCTAAGCCTTTACCTCGATATAGTGTGCATGCTCATCCCGCAAATGGTACTCCACGTTGGTCTTCGGCTGTAAAACCATCGTTAACTAGCTATGATCATACTAAG GTACTAAATCCTTCTGGACATAATTTTGGCTACATGGGTTCCAGGGGTCAGCAACTCTTGAACGCTGCACCACTTGAAGAGCGTTTCCGAAAGAT GTCAGTTAACTTGATGCGGCCAACAGAGGAAACCCTTTCTAAGCATTCTATCTTGGGTCCAGGTGGACTCCGTGCACAGTGGCAGCCTCCCAAGATTGACATTAAG GTTCAGTATCCAAGCAATATAGATTTTGCACCAGTTGAAATCCCAAG CTTCCAACGACAATTCGTGGATAGCAAACCAATGATAACAAACGGCAGTAACAACGAACCTGAGAGGCCAGTTGTGGAATCAACTTCTACTCCAACTGAAAATATCCAGAAAAACTACACGGAAGAGCTTTCATCCATGATTTCTTTCGAAGAACCCGAAAGTGTTAATGACAACCATATCATCAGGCAACCTTCACCACCTCCAGTACTAGCAGAAGTTCAAGACTTGGCTGCTGGTTCATGTCATGAAGCGATAGAAGCGGAATGTAAGATGGATAACCCCTTACCTGATGAGTCTCTACGGTCAGAGTCTCCTCTTGAACTCCATATT GCTACAACAATGATGGATACATTTTTGAGGCTTGCCAAGTCAAACACCAAGAAGAATCTAGAGACGTGTGGTATTCTTGCTGGTTCACTA AAAAACAGAAAGTTCTATATTACAGCTCTCATCATACCAAAACAGGAATCAACATCTGACTCG TGTCAGGCCACAAACGAGGAGGAGATATTTGAAGTACAGGACAAGCAATCTCTTTTCCCACTTGGATGGATTCAT ACGCATCCGACACAGTCTTGTTTCATGTCATCTATCGATGTACACACGCACTATTCATACCAG attatgttACCGGAAGCTGTGGCAATCGTCATGGCCCCGCAAGACTCTTCAAG GAAACATGGAATATTCCGGCTGACAACGCCGGGAGGGATGACGGTGATAAGAAACTGTGACCAGCGTGGCTTTCACGCACACAGTTCGCCGGCAGACGGAGGACCGATTTACAATACATGTACGGATGTTTACATGAACCCAAATCTAAAGTTCGATGTCATCGATCTGAGATAG
- the LOC103871445 gene encoding ras-associated and pleckstrin homology domains-containing protein 1 → MICTESNHQRISFSSDLGQSDNAPPPPPPPPVIEPPPALIRRDESLLDSSNSSFEFHISNNFDPGDSSPADEIFADGMILPFHVTPPSTSPKRLYKYELPPITSSLSPSPSPLPPQPSPPKHSEKDTSGANSDSEAEKSSKSFWSFKRSSSLNCDLKKSLICSFPRLTRSNSTGSVTNSKRAMLRDVNNHRVSPTSSSSSVCCNYHFRPQKHTGKKGEAGSFLRHSKKKKNKK, encoded by the coding sequence ATGATCTGCACGGAGTCAAATCACCAGCGTATTTCCTTCTCCAGTGATCTTGGCCAATCAGATAacgcaccaccaccaccaccaccaccacctgtGATAGAACCACCACCAGCCCTTATCCGAAGAGACGAATCTCTTCTTGATTCATCAAACTCTTCTTTCGAGTTCCACATCTCAAACAACTTTGATCCTGGAGACTCCTCACCAGCCGATGAGATCTTCGCTGACGGCATGATCCTCCCTTTCCATGTAACCCCACCTTCCACCTCACCAAAACGTCTCTACAAATACGAACTCCCTCCCATTACCTCCTCTCTttctccatctccatctccTCTCCCTCCACAACCATCACCGCCAAAACACAGCGAGAAGGACACCAGCGGTGCAAACTCGGACTCGGAAGCAGAGAAGTCGTCAAAGTCGTTTTGGAGTTTCAAGAGAAGCTCGAGTCTCAACTGCGACTTAAAGAAGAGTCTGATCTGTTCGTTTCCTCGTCTCACGAGAAGCAACTCTACAGGTTCGGTTACTAATTCAAAGAGAGCAATGCTGAGAGATGTTAACAACCATAGGGTCtctcccacttcttcttcttcctctgtctGTTGCAACTATCACTTCAGGCCTCAGAAGCACACAGGAAAGAAAGGTGAAGCAGGATCGTTTCTACGTCactcaaagaagaagaagaacaagaagtag
- the LOC103871446 gene encoding uncharacterized protein LOC103871446, which produces MEPPPPERSKRLHNFTLPYLRWGQQRFLRCVNLPSHHLPSSSSSPSPDHAANRSVVAAARPWNLRTRRAACSEPGDESPAKIEIGVKRGLDVEEMEKDEKLKFSVSLLKKEIEEDFSNMIGKRLPRRPKKRPRTVQKKLNTIFPGLWLSEEVTIDSYDVPEALET; this is translated from the exons ATGGAGCCTCCTCCTCCAGAAAGATCGAAACGCCTCCATAACTTCACCTTACCTTATCTCCGCTGGGGTCAACAGAGATTCCTCAGATGCGTCAATCTACCTTCGCAtcatcttccttcttcttcttcctctccttctCCAGATCACGCAGCCAACAGATCCGTCGTAGCGGCGGCTCGGCCGTGGAATCTGAGGACGAGAAGAGCTGCATGTAGTGAACCTGGAGACGAATCTCCGGCGAAGATCGAAATCGGCGTGAAGAGAGGTTTGGATGTAGAAGAAATGGAGAAGGATGAGAAACTGAAATTCTCGGTTTCGTTGTTGAAGAAAGAGATCGAAGAGGATTTTTCGAATATGATTGGGAAAAGACTTCCAAGGAGACCTAAGAAGAGACCACGAACTGTTCAGAAGAAACTCAAT ACGATTTTTCCTGGATTGTGGTTGTCCGAAGAAGTAACGATAGATTCATATGACGTCCCTGAAGCTCTTGAAACGTGA
- the LOC103871448 gene encoding 4-substituted benzoates-glutamate ligase GH3.12 — MSIISYYNEEEKGKVLEDLTWNVKQIQDDLLKEILTLNSGTEYLQNFLHGSSAKELFKKNLPIVTYKDVKPYIDRVANGESSNIISALPITNFFNSSGTSGGANKILPSNSKYLDGSAFSTDLIAHVIRKHVKGVERGKGMLFFLTGHDTKTPGGFPLEDGISWYLKSDYFKNRPSTWFYSYTSPDEVMLGSDLKENLYCHLLCGLVQRDEVTRIGSTFASGMVRVIKVLEDSWKELCSNIRSGNLSEWITDSGCRNSVSLVLGGQPRHKLSDEIESICSQKSWKGIMKKLWPQTLCIEAIATGSMAQYVPTLKHYSGDVPLVSTIYASSESMFGINTDPLCQPENTSYTLMPNISYFEFIPTEGGNGDVVDLADVKLGCSYQLLVTNLWGLYRMRIGDIVKVTGFHNKAPKFRVIGRENTLLSIDTDRTTEEYLLKAVNRARLVLESSDLRLVAFTSYADISSSPGHYVIYWEVKTKEEDMKELDEKTFLECCSVMEDTLDEEYMYCRANEFIGPLEIRVVNDGTFDSLMNLSISKGASITQYKTPTCITSEESLQVLETNVVARFFSTLRASHVLKP; from the exons ATGAGTATAATCTCTTATTACAACGAGGAAGAAAAGGGAAAGGTTCTTGAGGACCTAACCTGGAATGTGAAGCAAATACAAGACGATCTGTTGAAAGAGATACTCACCCTTAACTCAGGAACTGAGTATCTCCAAAACTTCCTTCATGGAAGCTCTGCTAAAGAGCTCTTCAAGAAGAACTTGCCAATAGTCACTTATAAAGATGTGAAACCTTACATTGATCGTGTCGCAAATGGAGAGTCGTCGAATATAATATCGGCCCTACCCATTACAAATTTCTTTAACAG TTCGGGAACTTCTGGAGGAGCAAACAAAATACTACCATCGAATAGCAAGTATTTGGATGGCTCTGCATTCAGTACTGATCTTATCGCGCACGTTATACGCAA GCATGTGAAAGGTGTGGAGAGAGGAAAAGGGATGCTGTTTTTCTTAACAGGGCACGATACCAAGACTCCAGGTGGCTTCCCCCTTGAGGACGGAATAAGCTGGTACCTAAAGAGCGACTATTTCAAGAACCGGCCATCTACTTGGTTCTACTCTTATACGAGTCCTGATGAAGTTATGTTAGGCAGTGACCTCAAGGAAAACCTGTATTGTCATTTACTATGCGGTCTTGTCCAAAGAGATGAGGTCACCAGAATTGGTTCCACATTCGCTTCAGGCATGGTCAGAGTAATCAAGGTTCTTGAAGATTCTTGGAAGGAGCTGTGTTCTAATATTCGATCAGGTAATCTCAGTGAATGGATCACCGACTCTGGTTGTAGAAACTCCGTTTCATTGGTTCTAGGAGGTCAGCCCCGTCACAAATTATCAGACGAGATTGAAAGTATATGCAGCCAGAAGTCTTGGAAAGGTATAATGAAGAAACTATGGCCACAAACCTTATGCATTGAAGCTATTGCTACAGGTTCAATGGCACAATATGTTCCTACACTGAAACATTACAGCGGTGACGTGCCTCTTGTTTCAACAATTTACGCTTCTTCCGAGTCAATGTTCGGTATTAATACTGATCCTTTGTGTCAGCCTGAAAACACCTCTTACACGCTCATGCCCAACATATCTTACTTCGAGTTTATACCAACGGAGGGAGGCAATGGTGATGTTGTGGACCTAGCTGACGTAAAACTCGGCTGTTCTTACCAGTTATTGGTCACAAACTTATGGGGTTTGTATAGAATGAGGATCGGAGATATTGTTAAGGTGACTGGATTCCACAACAAGGCACCTAAGTTTAGGGTTATAGGACGAGAGAACACGTTGTTAAGCATTGATACGGACCGGACAACTGAAGAATACTTGTTAAAGGCGGTGAATCGAGCAAGGCTGGTTCTTGAGTCATCAGATCTAAGGCTTGTAGCTTTCACTAGCTATGCTGATATCTCCAGTAGTCCCGGTCACTATGTGATATATTGGGAAGTAAAGACTAAAGAGGAAGACATGAAGGAGCTTGATGAAAAGACATTCTTGGAGTGTTGTTCAGTAATGGAGGATACGTTGGACGAGGAATACATGTACTGCCGGGCTAACGAATTTATAGGGCCTCTCGAGATAAGAGTAGTGAATGATGGGACGTTCGATTCTCTTATGAACTTGTCCATCTCAAAAGGTGCTTCGATTACTCAATACAAGACTCCAACATGCATCACATCTGAAGAGAGCTTACAAGTATTGGAGACAAATGTGGTTGCTAGATTCTTCAGTACTCTCAGAGCATCTCATGTGCTTAAGCCATGA
- the LOC103871690 gene encoding uncharacterized protein LOC103871690 produces MNKALFMRIVDRLFNEVRFFRQKQDVIGRLGLSALQKCTAAIRVLAYGSALDAVDEYLRLGATTARLCVENFVDAIINLFGVEYLRRPTPADLQRLLHIGEVRGFPGMIGSIDLHFSVNGREYHLAYYLTDGIYEKWATFIQSISIPQGPKAVLFAQNQEAVRKDVERAFGVLQARFAIVKNPALCWDKVKIGKIMRACIILHNMIVENERDTFSHFDVSGYQQGEGNGSSHVDMTYSTDIPTNIANQMGVRTRIRDRQAHEQLKGDLVEHIWRKFGSDQDNN; encoded by the exons ATGAACAAGGCGTTATTCATGCGTATTGTTGATCGCCTCTTCAATGAAGTTCGATTCTTTCGTCAAAAGCAAGACGTTATCGGAAGACTTGGTCTATCTGCACTTCAAAAGTGTACAGCAGCTATTCGTGTGTTGGCATATGGTTCTGCGCTTGATGCGGTCGACGAATACCTCCGGCTCGGTGCAACCACTGCTCGCTTATGTGTAGAAAACTTTGTGGACGCAATAATAAATTTGTTCGGTGTTGAGTACCTAAGGAGACCAACCCCGGCTGATCTTCAGCGTCTGCTTCATATTGGAGAGGTTCGTGGATTTCCCGGGATGATaggaagcatcgatt TGCATTTCTCGGTCAACGGAAGAGAGTACCATTTGGCTTACTATCTCACCGATGGTATTTATGAAAAATGGGCaacttttatccaatctattTCAATTCCACAAGGGCCGAAAGCAGTTTTATTTGCGCAAAATCAAGAAGCTGTCCGAAAAGATGTTGAGCGGGCTTTCGGAGTTTTGCAAGCTCGATTTGCCATTGTTAAAAATCCGGCACTTTGTTGGGATAAAGTTAAGATTGGAAAGATTATGAGAGCGTGcatcatactccataatatgatagtAGAAAATGAACGAGATACCTTCTCTCATTTTGATGTCTCGGGTTATCAACAAGGAGAAGGGAACGGAAGTTCACATGTTGATATGACCTATTCTACAGATATCCCTACTAATATCGCCAACCAGATGGGTGTTCGAACGAGAATTCGTGATAGACAAGCGCATGAACAACTAAAAGGtgatttggttgaacatatATGGCGTAAATTCGGAAGTGATCAAGACAACAACTGA
- the LOC103871447 gene encoding 4-substituted benzoates-glutamate ligase GH3.12-like has product MSIISDFNDEEKEKVLEDLTSNVKQIQDDLLKEILTLNSGTEYLQSFLHGSSSKELFKKNLPIVTYKDVKPYFDRVANGESSDVISALPITNVFVSSGTSGGANKILPSNNKFLDGYAFSNDLLVHIISKHVKGVERGKGMIFSLTGHETKTPGGLPIESSTSWYLKSDYFKNRPSNWFYSFTSPDEVMLGSDIKQNLYCHLLCGLVQRDEVMRIGSTFASGMVRVIKVLQDSWKELCSNIRSGHLSEWITDSGCRNAVSMVTGGQPRPKLSDEIENICSLKSWKGIMKKLWPQTMYIEAIVTGSMAQYVPTLNHYCDDLPLVSTTYASSESIFGINIDPLCKPEDISYTLMPNISYFEFIPVEEGSDDVVDLADVKLGCSYQLLITNLWGLYRMRIGDMLKVTGFHNKAPQFRFMGRENTLLSIDTDRTNEKYLFKALNRATLVLESSDLRLVAFTSYAHSATGYADTSSSPGHYVIYLEVKAKNEDIRDLEFDEKTFLECCLVMEDSFDDEYRYCRSNEFVGPLEIRVVNDGSFDSLMNLSISKGTSVNQYKTPTCITSEKGVQVLETNVVAKFFSTLSASHFA; this is encoded by the exons ATGAGTATAATCTCTGATTTCAACgacgaagaaaaagaaaaggtcCTTGAGGACCTGACCTCCAATGTGAAGCAAATACAAGACGATTTGTTGAAAGAGATACTCACACTTAACTCAGGAACTGAGTATCTCCAAAGCTTCCTTCATGGAAGCTCTTCTAAAGAGCTCTTCAAAAAGAACTTACCAATAGTCACCTATAAAGATGTGAAACCTTATTTCGATCGTGTCGCCAATGGAGAGTCATCGGATGTAATATCGGCCCTACCTATTACAAATGTCTTCGTGAG TTCAGGGACTTCTGGAGGAGCAAACAAAATACTACCATCAAATAACAAATTTTTGGATGGCTATGCATTCAGTAATGATCTTCTCGTGCACATTATAAGCAA GCATGTGAAAGGTGTGGAGAGAGGAAAAGGGATGATTTTTTCCTTAACCGGACACGAGACAAAAACTCCTGGTGGCTTGCCCATTGAGTCCAGTACAAGCTGGTACTTAAAGAGCGACTATTTCAAGAATCGACCATCCAATTGGTTTTATTCCTTTACGAGTCCTGATGAAGTTATGTTGGGAAGTGACATCAAGCAAAACCTTTATTGCCATTTACTATGTGGTCTTGTCCAAAGAGATGAGGTCATGAGAATTGGTTCAACATTCGCTTCAGGTATGGTCCGAGTAATCAAGGTTCTTCAAGATTCTTGGAAGGAGCTGTGTTCGAATATCCGATCAGGTCATCTCAGCGAATGGATCACTGACTCTGGCTGTCGAAACGCTGTTTCTATGGTAACTGGAGGCCAGCCCCGTCCCAAGCTATCAGACGAGATTGAAAATATATGCAGCTTAAAGTCTTGGAAAGGTATAATGAAAAAACTATGGCCACAAACCATGTACATTGAAGCTATTGTTACAGGTTCAATGGCACAATATGTTCCTACACTGAACCATTATTGTGATGACCTCCCTCTTGTTTCAACAACTTACGCTTCTTCCGAGTCAATCTTCGGTATTAATATTGATCCTTTGTGTAAACCTGAAGACATCTCTTACACGCTCATGCCCAACATATCTTACTTTGAGTTTATACCAGTGGAGGAAGGTAGTGATGATGTTGTAGACCTCGCAGATGTCAAACTCGGGTGTTCTTACCAGTTATTGATCACAAACTTGTGGGGTTTGTATAGAATGAGAATCGGAGATATGTTAAAGGTGACTGGTTTCCACAACAAGGCACCTCAGTTTAGGTTCATGGGAAGAGAGAACACACTGTTAAGCATTGATACCGACCGGACAAACGAGAAATACTTGTTCAAGGCTTTGAATCGAGCAACACTGGTTCTTGAGTCATCAGATCTAAGACTTGTAGCTTTCACCAGCTATGCACA CTCCGCCACTGGCTATGCAGATACCTCCAGTAGTCCAGGTCACTATGTGATTTACTTGGAAGTAAAGGCTAAAAACGAAGACATTAGGGACCTCGAGTTCGACGAAAAGACATTCTTGGAGTGTTGTTTAGTAATGGAGGATTCATTTGATGATGAGTACAGGTACTGTCGGTCTAACGAGTTTGTTGGGCCTCTCGAGATAAGAGTAGTGAATGATGGGAGTTTTGATTCTCTTATGAACTTGTCCATCTCAAAGGGTACTTCGGTTAATCAATACAAGACTCCTACATGCATTACGTCTGAAAAGGGCGTACAAGTATTGGAGACAAATGTGGTTGCTAAATTCTTCAGTACTCTAAGTGCATCTCATTTTGCTTAA